The nucleotide window TAACGATAAACTGAAATTTCCTGATAAAGCAAGAGCAGAAGTTGAAAAATCAGAACAGGAACAAAGAGCAAAGATAATAGAAGAAAAGCTGAATCAAGGTGTAGATTCGTTTTTTCAGATAAATTAGCTTAAAAATAAAAAATAAGAATTAGGAGAGATATGAAAAAAGTATTAGTTGCCTTTAATGTATTTATAAGTATATTTATTATCGTTAATCTGATATTCGTATACAGTTTTTTTATGACAAAAAAAGAATATAAAAATGTAAATGTAAATATAGTAAAAGGTACGAGTTTTCAACAAATATTTAAAGATTTAAAATTAAATTACGGAATTATTGATAAAATATATTTGAAAATGACCGGAAATTCTTCAAATTTGAAAATAGGGACGTATAAATTTAACGGGAAATATTCAAGATATGAAATAATAAGAAAAATACAGAACAAAGATTCCATAGGGATAAAACTTACTATTCCTGAAGGTTTTACAAAAAGACAGGTGTATAACAGAATAACAGCACTGGGATTGGGAGATGAAAAAGAAATAGATGCTGCTTTGAAAGAAATAGATTTTCCTTATCCTCATGAAAATAACAACTTTGAAGGATATTTTTATCCTGAAACTTATATTTTTACTGAGGGAACTACTACAAAACAGGTGATGAAAACTATTTTAAATGAATTTTTGAAAAAGTTTCCTCCTGAAAAATATCCCGATAAGAAAAAATTTTATGAGCAGCTGAAACTCGCTTCAATAGTAGAAGCAGAAGTATCGGATATGGCAGATAAACCTAAAGTTGCAGGAGTGTTTTTAAAACGTTTGGAAATCGGTATGAAACTGGAGTCTGATGCTACTTTAAAATATGAATTGGGCAGACAGGCATTGAGAGATGAGCTGAAATCAAACGAATCTGTTTATAATTCTTATAAAGTGAAAGGATTGCCTCCTACACCGATAGGAAATCCGCCTGTAGAAACTTTTAAAGCAGTGGAAAAAGCAGAAATTACAGATGATCTTTTCTTTTTTACTTACAAAGGAAAGACATATTATTCCAAAACTCATGAAGAACACTTGAAAAAGAGAAAGGAAACAGGGCAGTTAAAATAATAGAATAGAGGATGAAATGTTTAATTTTGGGAAATTAAAAGAGAAAATATATGAAATTGAAAAAAGTAATCTTATAGAAAATGGAGATAAAATATTACTGGCTTTTTCA belongs to Pseudoleptotrichia goodfellowii and includes:
- the mltG gene encoding endolytic transglycosylase MltG; the encoded protein is MKKVLVAFNVFISIFIIVNLIFVYSFFMTKKEYKNVNVNIVKGTSFQQIFKDLKLNYGIIDKIYLKMTGNSSNLKIGTYKFNGKYSRYEIIRKIQNKDSIGIKLTIPEGFTKRQVYNRITALGLGDEKEIDAALKEIDFPYPHENNNFEGYFYPETYIFTEGTTTKQVMKTILNEFLKKFPPEKYPDKKKFYEQLKLASIVEAEVSDMADKPKVAGVFLKRLEIGMKLESDATLKYELGRQALRDELKSNESVYNSYKVKGLPPTPIGNPPVETFKAVEKAEITDDLFFFTYKGKTYYSKTHEEHLKKRKETGQLK